The following proteins are encoded in a genomic region of Triticum dicoccoides isolate Atlit2015 ecotype Zavitan chromosome 1B, WEW_v2.0, whole genome shotgun sequence:
- the LOC119349456 gene encoding DNA replication complex GINS protein PSF2-like — protein sequence MAGQSDPHLSLFSPSEVEFVAEDEIVEIVPNIRMEALNMICGDFGPFFPQIPSKVPLWLAVALKRRGKCTIRAPEWMTVERLTQVLDAERESPREFQPLPFHYIEISKLLFDHARDDITDAYLVRSLIEDIRDVRFHKVESGLETISGRTHAVKLKNLSAMEVNIVRPFMVRTLQAFYKHDSPQMIQQADNTGSRSTPVTDRGPRRDLRRR from the exons ATGGCGGGGCAGTCCGACCCGCATCTCTCCCTCTTCTCGCCCTCCGAG GTGGAGTTCGTGGCCGAGGATGAGATCGTCGAGATCGTCCCCAACATCCGCATGGAGGCCCTGAACATGATCTGC GGGGATTTCGGGCCCTTCTTCCCCCAAATTCCAAGCAAGGTCCCTCTGTGGCTTGCTGTGGCGCTCAAGAGGCGTGGCAAGTGCACCATACGTGCACCCGAGTGGATGACTGTTG AGCGCTTAACACAGGTGTTGGATGCTGAAAGAGAGTCACCTAGAGAATTTCAACCATTACCGTTCCACTATATCGAAATATCTAAGCTTCTGTTTGATCA TGCTCGTGATGACATCACAGATGCTTACTTG GTGAGATCTTTGATCGAGGATATCAGAGATGTCAGGTTCCATAAGGTCGAGTCTGGATTGGAGACAATATCTGGCCGTACTCATGCTGTGAAG CTCAAAAATCTCTCTGCAATGGAGGTGAATATCGTGCGTCCATTTATGGTGAGAACTTTGCAGGCGTTCTACAAGCATGATAGCCCACAGATGATTCAGCAGGCAGACAACACAGGGAGCAGATCAACACCGGTCACAGATCGCGGTCCAAGG AGAGACCTAAGGCGCAGGTAA